A window from Candidatus Arthromitus sp. SFB-rat-Yit encodes these proteins:
- a CDS encoding D-alanyl-D-alanine carboxypeptidase family protein yields the protein MKNFSKILVAILCILFSLSSVHIDAYSSSVKSQKPYDLNAHAAIVIDAKTHRILFDKNARNILPMASTTKILTSLVAIKYGDLDQKFKISANASSIRGSKVGYKKDEEISLRELIYGLMFKSGNDAAIAIAEGVAGSIEEFCDLMNEYAKEIGIIDSHFESPHGLDSQNHYSTAYDLALLTSKTKEIEFFNELSKTKEYTDTGFSRSYQNINKILYMVPQATGTKTGYTGQAGKCLVSSFNMGDDNEIVVVVLNCTPRWKSSEWLYNFAKDNYEYKKLFSANDLIIDESLENGIKIEGMLKEDVVVPIKKGMEAKSVITLNDNIKNSKDSDDINEFENLGTLKIFENEEQIYICPILNKNYKSE from the coding sequence TTGAAAAATTTTTCTAAAATTTTGGTAGCTATACTTTGTATATTGTTTAGTCTCTCGAGTGTACATATAGATGCTTATTCTTCTAGCGTTAAAAGTCAAAAGCCTTACGACTTAAATGCTCATGCCGCTATTGTTATTGACGCAAAGACTCACAGGATACTTTTTGATAAAAATGCTCGTAATATTTTACCAATGGCAAGTACAACAAAAATACTTACTTCACTAGTGGCTATTAAATATGGTGATTTGGATCAAAAATTTAAAATTTCTGCTAATGCCTCATCAATTAGAGGATCAAAGGTTGGATATAAAAAAGATGAAGAAATTTCTTTAAGAGAACTTATTTATGGGCTTATGTTTAAATCTGGAAATGATGCAGCGATTGCAATCGCTGAAGGGGTTGCTGGATCGATAGAAGAATTTTGTGATCTCATGAACGAATATGCAAAAGAAATTGGAATTATTGATTCACATTTTGAATCTCCTCATGGTCTTGACAGCCAGAACCATTATTCAACTGCATATGATTTAGCATTGCTTACATCAAAGACAAAAGAGATTGAGTTTTTTAATGAACTTTCAAAGACCAAAGAATATACAGACACGGGATTTTCAAGATCATATCAAAATATAAACAAAATTTTATACATGGTCCCTCAAGCAACGGGCACAAAGACGGGGTACACAGGGCAAGCTGGTAAATGTTTAGTGTCATCATTTAACATGGGTGATGATAATGAAATTGTCGTTGTTGTTTTGAACTGTACTCCAAGATGGAAATCAAGCGAATGGCTTTACAATTTTGCAAAAGACAACTATGAATACAAGAAATTATTTTCCGCAAATGATTTGATTATTGATGAAAGTTTAGAGAATGGCATTAAGATTGAAGGTATGTTAAAGGAAGATGTAGTTGTTCCTATTAAAAAGGGGATGGAAGCTAAAAGTGTTATTACACTCAATGATAACATCAAAAATTCAAAAGATAGTGATGATATTAATGAGTTTGAAAATTTAGGAACGCTTAAAATTTTTGAAAATGAAGAACAGATTTATATTTGCCCTATTCTCAACAAAAATTATAAATCCGAGTAA
- a CDS encoding DUF2953 domain-containing protein — MIKILIIFLIILIFFISVKIRFDLRIENNKLDFEVYLWRINLTNLIIKNKKVKKNDNEELIKSLKEKRGMDIKISIKIFKEILSRIKYLKHKPKFTITNTIEFGMEDADITAILYGHLNTIVYSIFNIISSYVNTRDSKIEIIPKYNTLLFKLQFKGILKIKIAQIIYITFLFITLGRKLNGTTSNRKLNENYS, encoded by the coding sequence ATGATAAAAATATTAATTATCTTTCTTATCATTTTAATTTTTTTCATTTCGGTAAAAATAAGATTTGATTTGAGAATTGAAAATAATAAATTAGATTTTGAAGTTTACTTGTGGAGAATCAATTTAACAAATTTGATTATCAAAAATAAAAAGGTAAAGAAAAATGACAATGAAGAATTAATAAAATCCCTAAAAGAGAAGAGGGGAATGGACATAAAAATTTCCATAAAAATCTTTAAAGAAATTTTGTCAAGAATTAAATATTTAAAACACAAACCAAAATTTACAATCACAAATACAATTGAGTTTGGAATGGAAGATGCAGACATCACAGCAATTTTATATGGACATTTAAATACAATTGTATATTCTATATTCAATATAATATCGTCTTACGTAAATACACGAGATAGCAAAATCGAAATAATTCCAAAATATAACACATTACTTTTTAAATTACAATTCAAAGGTATATTAAAAATAAAAATAGCCCAAATTATTTACATAACTTTTTTATTTATTACTCTAGGGAGGAAATTAAATGGAACAACATCCAATAGAAAACTTAATGAAAACTACTCTTGA
- the ytfJ gene encoding GerW family sporulation protein, with product MEQHPIENLMKTTLENIKDMIDVNTIIGNPITTPDGTTIIPISKVGFGFGTGGSDLPMPENATSTVKPNLFGGGAGAGISIKPVAFLAVREDAIRLLPIDHNNSYEKIIDSIPQLVETFKGMFGKDEN from the coding sequence ATGGAACAACATCCAATAGAAAACTTAATGAAAACTACTCTTGAAAATATAAAAGATATGATCGATGTTAATACAATTATAGGAAATCCTATTACTACGCCAGATGGTACAACAATAATTCCTATATCAAAAGTTGGATTTGGATTTGGTACAGGTGGATCTGACCTTCCAATGCCAGAAAATGCAACTAGTACGGTAAAACCAAATTTATTTGGTGGAGGAGCAGGTGCAGGTATATCTATTAAACCTGTTGCGTTCTTGGCAGTAAGAGAGGACGCCATAAGATTATTGCCAATAGATCACAACAACTCATACGAAAAAATAATAGACTCAATCCCTCAACTAGTTGAAACATTTAAAGGAATGTTTGGTAAAGATGAGAATTAA
- a CDS encoding alpha/beta hydrolase has protein sequence MNGEKLILTNIWDKTFPKSDKVNHQKVTFYNRYGITLAADLYIPKNVSGKLAAIAVSGPFGAVKEQASGLYAQTMAERGFLTIAFDPSFTGESGGYPRYVASPDINTEDFQAAVDFLSTHENFDSEKIGIIGICGWGGMALNAAAIDTRIKATVASTMYDMTRVTANGYFDFEDNEDARYQKRKSMNEQRTKDYKNGAYALVGGVLDQIPENAPFYLKDYFSYYKTDRGYHERSLNSNGGWNITSSLSFLNMPILKYANEIQSAVLMIHGEKAHSCYFSKDAYEMLKGNNKELLIIPDAVHIDLYDNLEVIPFDKMDRFFNLNLK, from the coding sequence ATGAATGGTGAAAAATTAATATTAACAAATATTTGGGATAAAACATTTCCGAAAAGTGATAAAGTGAATCACCAAAAAGTAACTTTTTATAATCGTTATGGTATTACATTAGCTGCAGATCTTTATATTCCAAAGAATGTTTCTGGAAAGTTAGCTGCTATAGCAGTTAGTGGACCTTTTGGAGCTGTAAAAGAACAAGCATCAGGTTTATATGCACAAACTATGGCAGAAAGAGGTTTTTTGACAATTGCATTTGATCCTTCTTTTACGGGCGAAAGTGGTGGTTATCCACGATATGTAGCATCACCTGACATTAACACAGAAGATTTTCAGGCTGCAGTTGATTTTCTTTCTACGCATGAAAATTTTGATTCAGAAAAGATAGGTATTATTGGTATATGTGGTTGGGGAGGTATGGCACTCAATGCTGCAGCCATTGATACTAGAATCAAAGCAACAGTTGCATCTACTATGTATGATATGACTCGTGTAACTGCAAATGGATATTTTGATTTTGAGGATAATGAGGATGCAAGGTATCAGAAACGAAAATCTATGAATGAGCAAAGAACTAAAGATTATAAAAATGGAGCATATGCACTTGTGGGTGGAGTACTTGATCAAATACCGGAGAATGCTCCATTTTATTTAAAAGATTACTTTAGCTATTATAAAACAGATCGAGGATATCATGAACGTTCTTTAAATTCTAATGGTGGGTGGAATATAACATCTTCTTTATCATTTTTAAATATGCCAATTTTAAAGTATGCAAATGAAATTCAAAGTGCAGTCCTAATGATCCACGGAGAAAAAGCACATTCATGTTATTTCAGCAAAGATGCTTATGAAATGTTAAAAGGTAATAACAAAGAGTTATTAATTATTCCAGATGCTGTTCACATAGATTTATATGATAATCTTGAGGTTATTCCATTTGATAAAATGGATAGATTTTTCAATTTGAATTTAAAGTAA
- the rpiB gene encoding ribose 5-phosphate isomerase B has product MNIYISSDHAGYELKFNLISMMIEKFKDYEVFDCGPYSEESVDYPVFAEKTCEKVLSDVQSLGILICGTGIGMSMAANKIKGIRAALCNDIFSASLARKHNDANILVLGSRVIGSGLAQEIVASFLQNKFEGGRHSERLALIKNLENRN; this is encoded by the coding sequence ATGAATATATATATTTCGTCAGATCATGCAGGATATGAGCTTAAATTTAATTTAATTTCTATGATGATTGAAAAATTTAAAGATTATGAAGTTTTTGATTGTGGACCATACTCAGAAGAATCAGTTGATTATCCAGTATTTGCTGAAAAAACTTGTGAAAAGGTTTTATCTGACGTACAAAGTTTAGGAATATTGATATGTGGTACAGGCATTGGAATGAGCATGGCGGCAAATAAAATAAAAGGAATACGCGCAGCTTTATGTAATGATATATTTAGTGCTAGTCTTGCAAGGAAACACAATGATGCAAATATTTTAGTTCTTGGATCAAGAGTAATTGGATCTGGATTAGCTCAAGAAATTGTAGCATCTTTTTTGCAGAATAAGTTTGAAGGTGGAAGACATAGTGAAAGATTAGCATTAATAAAAAATTTAGAAAATAGAAACTAA
- the remA gene encoding extracellular matrix/biofilm regulator RemA: MSIRFINIGFGNIVSANRLIAIVSPESAPIKRIVTEARSRGMLIDATYGRRTRAVIVTDSDHVILSAVQPDTVAHRLDIKENSLKEHLMEEDE, encoded by the coding sequence ATGAGTATAAGATTTATTAACATAGGTTTTGGGAATATAGTATCTGCCAATAGATTAATTGCTATTGTAAGCCCTGAATCTGCTCCTATAAAGAGAATAGTAACTGAAGCTAGAAGTAGAGGAATGTTAATTGATGCTACGTATGGTAGGAGAACCAGAGCTGTCATAGTTACAGATAGTGATCATGTTATACTTTCTGCAGTACAACCAGATACTGTAGCACATAGATTAGATATTAAGGAAAATAGTTTGAAGGAACATTTGATGGAAGAGGATGAGTAG
- the gmk gene encoding guanylate kinase produces the protein MYTKGLLIILSGPSGVGKGTICKELMKKYDYKVSISATTRTPREGEVDGVNYYFLDKDVFKFKIKNNEFLEYAEVYGNYYGTLKSQVEEELDKGNNIILEIDIQGSMQVQKVFKNAVYIFLLPPSINELKSRILKRGSETESSFNLRFSAVSEELKYMDSYDYAVINDDVDNAVERVNGIIKTEMSRISRMNLEKFINGYVF, from the coding sequence ATTTATACTAAGGGATTATTAATTATTCTTTCTGGGCCTTCTGGTGTTGGAAAAGGTACGATTTGTAAAGAACTTATGAAAAAATATGATTATAAAGTTTCGATTTCTGCTACTACTAGGACTCCAAGAGAAGGAGAAGTTGATGGAGTTAATTATTATTTTTTAGATAAAGATGTTTTTAAATTTAAAATTAAAAATAATGAATTTTTGGAATATGCTGAAGTTTACGGAAATTATTACGGAACACTTAAAAGTCAAGTTGAAGAGGAATTGGATAAAGGAAATAATATCATACTCGAAATTGATATTCAAGGTAGTATGCAAGTGCAGAAAGTTTTTAAAAATGCAGTATACATATTTTTATTGCCACCATCTATAAATGAGCTTAAAAGTAGAATTTTAAAGAGAGGTAGTGAAACTGAATCTTCGTTTAACTTGAGATTTTCTGCGGTTAGTGAAGAACTAAAATACATGGACAGCTATGATTATGCCGTTATAAATGATGATGTTGATAATGCGGTTGAAAGAGTAAACGGTATAATAAAAACCGAAATGAGCAGAATAAGTAGAATGAATTTAGAAAAATTTATTAATGGATATGTTTTCTAA
- the rpoZ gene encoding DNA-directed RNA polymerase subunit omega, with the protein MKDSIVQPSISELVKKVNNKFSLVILSAKVARHNIDKDKDVKRDKHINYLTQSVRDIYDDKIDFTTIDSE; encoded by the coding sequence GTGAAAGATTCTATTGTTCAACCATCTATAAGTGAACTTGTGAAGAAAGTAAATAATAAATTTTCTCTTGTTATACTTTCAGCAAAAGTTGCAAGACATAATATAGATAAGGATAAGGATGTAAAGAGAGATAAGCATATTAATTATTTAACTCAGTCTGTTCGTGATATTTATGATGATAAGATAGATTTTACTACAATTGATTCTGAATGA